A section of the Streptomyces sp. Je 1-369 genome encodes:
- a CDS encoding acyl-CoA dehydrogenase family protein, with the protein MPDHITQSVERQLPTDEARDLLSLVRDIAQREIAPKTAEQEDAGVFPREVFTLLSESGLLGLPYDSAFGGGDQPYEVYLQVLEELAAARLTVGLGVSVHSLSCHALAGYGTKEQRTDHLPAMLGGGLLGAYCLSEPAAGSDAASLRTKAVRDGDDWVISGTKAWITHGGVADFYTVLARTGPDGARGITAFLVPGDAEGLSAAVPEKKMGMKGSPTAQINFDGVRIPDSRRIGDEGQGFAIALSALDSGRLGIAACAIGVAQAALDEAVRYATERRQFGRPIADFQGLRFMLADMATQIEAGRALYLSAARLRDAGRPFAKQAAMAKLLCTDAAMKVTTDAVQVLGGYGYTADFPVERLMREAKVLQIVEGTNQIQRMVIARHLAGPDSR; encoded by the coding sequence ATGCCCGACCACATCACGCAGTCGGTGGAGCGTCAGCTGCCCACGGATGAGGCCAGGGATCTGCTCTCGCTGGTCCGGGACATCGCCCAGCGCGAGATCGCCCCGAAGACCGCGGAGCAGGAGGACGCGGGAGTCTTCCCCCGCGAGGTCTTCACGCTGCTCTCCGAGTCGGGCCTGCTCGGCCTGCCCTACGACTCCGCGTTCGGCGGCGGCGACCAGCCATACGAGGTCTACCTGCAGGTCCTCGAGGAGCTCGCCGCCGCGCGTCTGACCGTCGGTCTCGGCGTCAGCGTCCACTCCCTCTCCTGCCACGCCCTCGCCGGGTACGGCACCAAGGAGCAGCGGACCGACCACCTGCCCGCCATGCTCGGCGGCGGCCTCCTCGGCGCGTACTGCCTCTCCGAGCCCGCGGCGGGCTCGGACGCCGCGTCGCTGCGCACGAAGGCCGTCCGGGACGGCGACGACTGGGTCATCAGCGGCACCAAGGCCTGGATCACGCACGGCGGCGTCGCCGACTTCTACACCGTGCTCGCCCGCACGGGACCCGACGGCGCCCGCGGCATCACGGCCTTCCTGGTGCCGGGCGACGCAGAGGGGCTGAGCGCCGCGGTGCCCGAGAAGAAGATGGGCATGAAGGGCTCGCCCACCGCCCAGATCAACTTCGACGGCGTGCGCATCCCCGACTCCCGCCGCATCGGCGACGAGGGCCAGGGCTTCGCCATCGCGCTCTCCGCGCTCGACTCGGGGCGCCTCGGCATAGCCGCCTGCGCGATCGGGGTGGCCCAGGCGGCCCTCGACGAGGCGGTGCGGTACGCGACCGAGCGCCGCCAGTTCGGCAGGCCCATCGCGGACTTCCAGGGCCTGCGCTTCATGCTCGCGGACATGGCGACGCAGATCGAGGCGGGCCGGGCGCTCTACCTGTCGGCGGCCAGGCTCCGGGACGCCGGGCGGCCTTTCGCCAAGCAGGCGGCCATGGCCAAGCTGCTGTGCACGGACGCCGCGATGAAGGTGACGACGGACGCCGTGCAGGTCCTCGGGGGGTACGGCTACACGGCGGACTTCCCCGTGGAGCGCCTCATGCGCGAGGCCAAGGTGCTGCAGATCGTCGAGGGCACGAATCAGATCCAGCGCATGGTCATCGCACGTCACCTCGCGGGTCCCGACTCGCGCTGA
- a CDS encoding glycoside hydrolase family 18 protein: MLRPHTSRASFRALVATTCCAVLGAGLLAGAGTAAAGQDKGTATKAAAGSKVVGYFTEWGVYDRNYHVKNIETSGSANKLTHINYSFGNVQGGKCAMGDAYAATDKAYTADQSVDGVADTWDQPLRGNFNQLRKLKKKHPDLKVLWSFGGWTWSGGFTEAAKNPAAFAQSCYDLVENSKWADVFDGIDIDWEYPNACGLTCDTSGRDAYKKLMSAVRSKFGSKNLVTSAIPADASAGGKLDAADYAGAAQYVDWYNPMTYDYFGAWDAKGPTAPHSPLTSYSGIPKDGYNSDATIKKLKGLGIPSNKLLLGIGFYGRGWTGVTQKAPGGTATGPAAGKYEQGIDDYKVLKTKCPANGTVGGTAYAHCGNNWWSYDTPATIATKMNYKNQQGLGGTFFWELSGDTTNGELIKAIN; the protein is encoded by the coding sequence ATGCTCAGACCGCACACCTCCCGCGCCTCCTTCAGGGCGCTCGTCGCCACCACCTGTTGCGCCGTCCTCGGCGCCGGTCTGCTGGCCGGCGCGGGCACCGCCGCCGCCGGACAGGACAAGGGCACCGCGACGAAGGCCGCCGCCGGTTCCAAGGTCGTCGGCTACTTCACCGAATGGGGTGTCTACGACCGGAACTACCACGTCAAGAACATCGAGACGTCGGGGTCGGCCAACAAGCTGACGCACATCAACTACTCCTTCGGCAACGTCCAGGGCGGCAAGTGCGCGATGGGCGACGCCTACGCGGCCACGGACAAGGCGTACACCGCCGACCAGTCGGTGGACGGCGTGGCGGACACCTGGGACCAGCCCCTGCGCGGCAACTTCAACCAGCTCCGCAAGCTGAAGAAGAAGCATCCGGACCTCAAGGTCCTCTGGTCCTTCGGCGGCTGGACCTGGTCGGGCGGGTTCACCGAGGCGGCGAAGAACCCCGCGGCCTTCGCCCAGTCCTGCTACGACCTGGTCGAGAACTCCAAGTGGGCCGATGTCTTCGACGGCATCGACATCGACTGGGAGTACCCCAACGCGTGCGGTCTGACCTGTGACACCAGCGGGCGCGACGCGTACAAGAAGCTGATGTCCGCGGTCCGTTCGAAGTTCGGCAGCAAGAACCTCGTGACCTCGGCGATCCCGGCCGACGCCTCCGCGGGCGGCAAGCTCGACGCCGCCGACTACGCGGGCGCCGCCCAGTACGTCGACTGGTACAACCCGATGACGTACGACTACTTCGGCGCCTGGGACGCGAAGGGGCCGACCGCCCCGCACTCGCCGCTCACGTCCTACAGCGGCATACCGAAGGACGGCTACAACTCCGACGCCACCATCAAGAAGCTCAAGGGCCTCGGCATCCCCTCGAACAAGCTGCTGCTCGGCATCGGCTTCTACGGCCGCGGCTGGACGGGCGTCACGCAGAAGGCACCCGGCGGCACCGCGACGGGCCCGGCTGCGGGCAAGTACGAGCAGGGCATCGACGACTACAAGGTCCTCAAGACCAAGTGCCCGGCCAACGGCACGGTCGGCGGGACGGCGTACGCGCACTGCGGCAACAACTGGTGGAGCTACGACACCCCGGCGACCATCGCGACCAAGATGAACTACAAGAACCAGCAGGGCCTCGGCGGCACGTTCTTCTGGGAGCTCAGCGGCGACACGACCAACGGTGAGCTGATCAAGGCCATCAACTGA
- a CDS encoding TetR/AcrR family transcriptional regulator, which translates to MNNSQQRGTDRSATRRAELIAIGRKLFADTSYDALSMDDIAKHAGVAKGLIYYYFKSKRGYYLAIIEDSVADLVARAGRHDDLPPVERVQRTVDGYLRYAEHHQAAYRTIISGGVGFDAEVHAIRDGVREALIGAIAEGAYGRKDIPQLARTALIGWLCSVEGVTLDWIDRPGLARETVGCLLVRTLGDTLRVIEDFEPSYPAPARP; encoded by the coding sequence TTGAATAATAGTCAACAGCGCGGCACCGACCGCTCGGCGACGCGCCGTGCCGAACTCATCGCCATCGGCCGGAAGTTGTTCGCCGACACGTCCTACGACGCGCTGTCGATGGACGACATCGCCAAGCACGCGGGCGTCGCCAAAGGGCTGATCTACTACTACTTCAAGTCCAAGCGCGGCTACTACCTCGCGATCATCGAGGACTCCGTCGCCGACCTCGTGGCCCGTGCGGGCCGCCACGACGACCTGCCGCCCGTGGAGCGGGTGCAGCGCACCGTCGACGGCTACCTCCGCTACGCCGAGCACCATCAGGCCGCGTACCGCACGATCATCAGCGGCGGCGTCGGCTTCGACGCCGAGGTGCACGCGATACGGGACGGGGTGCGCGAGGCGCTGATCGGGGCGATCGCCGAGGGGGCGTACGGCCGCAAGGACATACCGCAGCTGGCGCGGACGGCGCTGATCGGCTGGCTGTGCAGCGTGGAGGGCGTCACGCTGGACTGGATCGACCGCCCGGGTCTCGCGCGGGAGACGGTCGGCTGCCTCCTGGTGCGGACACTCGGCGACACGCTGCGGGTGATCGAGGACTTCGAGCCGTCGTATCCGGCGCCCGCGCGGCCATGA
- a CDS encoding DUF6230 family protein: protein MALPAVLAVGVMASVMAEGALAASFAVSGTSFQVSSGKLTSQGLSSYVQTDRDIDGKGHPVALLGIGDATLSDICQAAEVKTPVGTVVFKLTAGGDAGNVTASNLIIDGEDLVGDARFGTAQIGRDASTLDEVPGVQGERGKFGLQAGDITVAGVKSHAWSATGGNFRLKGMRVDVSLGGKKCF from the coding sequence ATGGCCCTGCCGGCCGTCCTGGCCGTCGGTGTGATGGCCTCCGTGATGGCCGAGGGCGCGCTCGCCGCGTCCTTCGCCGTCTCCGGGACCAGCTTCCAGGTGTCCTCCGGGAAACTGACCAGCCAGGGCCTTTCCTCCTACGTACAGACGGACCGGGACATCGACGGCAAGGGGCACCCCGTGGCGCTCCTCGGCATCGGTGACGCGACCCTCTCCGACATCTGCCAGGCCGCCGAGGTCAAGACGCCGGTGGGCACCGTCGTCTTCAAGCTGACGGCGGGCGGCGACGCGGGCAACGTCACCGCGAGCAACCTCATCATCGACGGCGAGGACCTGGTGGGCGACGCCCGGTTCGGCACCGCGCAGATCGGCCGGGACGCCTCGACGCTCGACGAAGTGCCGGGCGTGCAGGGCGAGAGGGGCAAGTTCGGGCTGCAGGCCGGGGACATCACGGTCGCCGGGGTGAAGTCGCACGCCTGGTCGGCGACGGGCGGCAACTTCCGGCTCAAGGGCATGCGGGTCGACGTCAGTCTGGGTGGCAAGAAGTGCTTCTGA
- a CDS encoding DUF6114 domain-containing protein yields MLLTGGGRSGVRPFRTDGGGWLDRRLPWPDERRVVRRWRRTRPFWAGLLLILGGAELLLIPLSPLTVLVSLGLGGIAALGIGIALVVAGLFLWLLPHTHHYVSVNAMILSVLSFAATNLGGFLVGMLLGIAGSAMGFAWTPVPQDAEDDPTRPRVRDGRGTRTLAVLLPVAMTAGLVAHGGGRAEAVPGDAAAADAIVAPRVPPTVTTTLFAPQGFLLAGVREIPTADGPLKVMVLRMKAASLTDYRLKTRDGSRELALGADTLDLSGEVTLYLTKFRGCLEGILCLTFTPDKLPVPPVVPPFVFMTDVSAEQALVTSDSIVAGGLTLRASA; encoded by the coding sequence GTGCTTCTGACCGGCGGCGGCAGAAGCGGTGTCAGGCCGTTCCGCACGGACGGCGGCGGTTGGCTCGACCGGCGGCTGCCGTGGCCCGACGAGCGCCGCGTCGTCCGCAGATGGCGGCGCACCCGCCCTTTCTGGGCAGGCCTGCTGCTCATCCTCGGCGGCGCCGAGCTGCTCCTGATCCCGCTCTCCCCGCTGACCGTGCTCGTCAGCCTGGGGCTCGGCGGCATCGCGGCCCTCGGCATCGGGATCGCGCTGGTCGTGGCGGGCCTCTTCCTGTGGCTGCTGCCGCACACGCACCACTACGTGAGCGTCAACGCCATGATCCTCTCGGTGCTCTCGTTCGCGGCGACGAACCTCGGCGGGTTCCTGGTCGGCATGCTGCTCGGCATCGCGGGCAGTGCCATGGGGTTCGCCTGGACTCCGGTGCCCCAGGACGCCGAGGACGATCCGACGCGCCCCAGGGTGCGCGACGGGCGGGGCACCCGGACGCTGGCCGTACTGCTGCCCGTGGCGATGACCGCCGGGCTCGTCGCGCACGGCGGCGGCCGGGCGGAGGCGGTCCCGGGGGACGCGGCCGCGGCGGACGCGATCGTGGCGCCGCGCGTGCCACCGACCGTCACCACGACGCTCTTCGCGCCGCAGGGCTTCCTCCTGGCCGGGGTCCGGGAGATCCCGACCGCGGACGGGCCGCTGAAGGTCATGGTGCTGCGGATGAAGGCCGCCTCGCTCACCGACTACCGGCTCAAGACGCGTGACGGCAGCCGTGAACTGGCCCTGGGCGCCGACACTTTGGACCTGAGCGGCGAGGTCACCCTGTACCTGACCAAGTTCAGGGGGTGTCTGGAGGGCATCCTCTGTCTGACCTTCACGCCCGACAAGCTGCCGGTGCCGCCCGTGGTGCCGCCCTTCGTCTTCATGACGGACGTGAGCGCCGAGCAGGCCCTGGTCACCTCGGACTCGATCGTGGCGGGCGGCCTCACCCTCCGGGCCTCGGCATGA
- a CDS encoding SCO1431 family membrane protein, translating into MTATSATAVRAKARTGGPKDDGPTLLEHFAGWTLVVVLAMLVTQTGLL; encoded by the coding sequence ATGACCGCGACCTCTGCCACCGCTGTCCGTGCGAAGGCCCGCACCGGCGGCCCCAAGGACGACGGACCGACCCTGCTGGAGCACTTCGCGGGCTGGACCCTCGTCGTCGTCCTCGCGATGCTCGTCACGCAGACCGGTCTGCTGTGA
- a CDS encoding M1 family metallopeptidase, giving the protein MSTNRTTPRRRARLALAAAIIATVALSAPVSQAAPTPTEKPSPGAPGLGDPMFPLDGNGGYRVERYYLDFDWQAPKTPFEATTTIKARSTQALSRFNLDFGGNTLHKVTVNGSAAGASREGDELTVTPKSPIPKGGSFTVEVTYTADPTQTRHRDDAIEDYGWIPTPDGTVVYPQPNGARLIFPANDHPSQRAPITFRITTPADRTAVANGKLVSRTERPDGRVRWTYDSEQPLSTQLVQLAVGKFQLVDGEGPGGLPLRDVVPDALVEPTAAYRKLTSDHLKWLEDKLGPYPFNRYGLLVGDTDLGVALETQTLSLVPKADLLGTKVDAERNMVHELTHQWFGDSVALKSWSDLWLSEGHARFYEREYSEQHGGDSFEAAMKTAYQAHDQWRRDYGAPAEPTEPNLFKRMRYDGSALVLYALRERVGDATFQKIERAWVNGFKGRTASTEQFVDLASGIAGEDLEGFLHPWLYGAKTPPMPGHPDWVVDPAV; this is encoded by the coding sequence ATGAGCACGAACCGGACGACGCCCCGCCGCAGGGCGCGGCTCGCCCTCGCCGCCGCGATCATCGCGACGGTCGCCCTCAGCGCCCCGGTCTCGCAGGCCGCCCCAACCCCTACGGAGAAGCCGTCACCGGGTGCGCCCGGACTCGGCGACCCGATGTTCCCGCTGGACGGGAACGGCGGATACCGGGTGGAGCGCTACTACCTGGACTTCGACTGGCAGGCGCCGAAGACGCCCTTCGAGGCGACGACGACGATCAAGGCGCGGTCCACCCAGGCGCTCTCGCGCTTCAACCTGGACTTCGGCGGCAACACCCTGCACAAGGTCACCGTGAACGGCTCCGCGGCCGGCGCGTCGCGCGAGGGTGACGAGCTGACGGTCACCCCCAAGTCGCCGATCCCCAAGGGCGGTTCCTTCACCGTCGAGGTCACCTACACCGCCGACCCGACGCAGACCCGGCACCGCGACGACGCGATAGAGGACTACGGCTGGATACCCACGCCCGACGGCACGGTGGTCTACCCGCAGCCGAACGGCGCACGGCTGATCTTCCCGGCCAACGACCACCCTAGCCAGCGGGCACCGATCACCTTCCGCATCACGACGCCGGCCGACCGCACGGCCGTCGCCAACGGCAAGCTGGTCTCGCGCACCGAGCGCCCCGACGGCCGGGTGCGCTGGACGTACGACTCCGAACAGCCGCTCTCCACCCAGCTGGTGCAGCTGGCCGTCGGCAAGTTCCAGCTGGTGGACGGCGAGGGCCCCGGCGGCCTCCCGCTGCGGGACGTCGTCCCTGACGCGCTGGTCGAGCCGACGGCCGCCTACCGCAAACTCACCTCGGACCACCTGAAGTGGCTGGAGGACAAGCTCGGCCCGTACCCCTTCAACCGCTACGGCCTGCTGGTCGGCGACACCGACCTCGGCGTGGCCCTGGAGACGCAGACCCTGTCGCTCGTCCCGAAGGCGGACCTGCTCGGCACGAAGGTCGACGCCGAGCGGAACATGGTGCACGAACTGACCCACCAGTGGTTCGGCGACAGCGTGGCCCTCAAGAGCTGGTCCGACCTGTGGCTGAGCGAGGGACACGCCCGCTTCTACGAGAGGGAGTACTCCGAGCAGCACGGCGGGGACAGCTTCGAGGCCGCCATGAAGACCGCCTACCAGGCCCACGACCAGTGGCGCAGGGACTACGGCGCCCCCGCGGAGCCGACCGAGCCGAACCTCTTCAAGCGCATGCGGTACGACGGCTCGGCCCTGGTCCTGTACGCGCTGCGCGAGCGGGTCGGCGACGCGACGTTCCAGAAGATCGAACGCGCCTGGGTCAACGGGTTCAAGGGGCGCACGGCGAGCACGGAGCAGTTCGTGGACCTGGCGTCGGGGATCGCGGGCGAGGACCTGGAGGGCTTCCTGCACCCCTGGCTGTACGGCGCGAAGACCCCGCCGATGCCCGGGCACCCGGACTGGGTGGTGGACCCGGCCGTGTGA
- a CDS encoding CsbD family protein — translation MGDNAMDKAKGKAKEMMGKASGDNRRSAEGKTDQAKGKAKDAADDMRDKAEGMRDSFREDR, via the coding sequence ATGGGCGACAACGCCATGGACAAGGCAAAGGGCAAGGCCAAAGAGATGATGGGCAAGGCCTCCGGCGACAACCGCAGGTCGGCCGAGGGCAAGACCGATCAGGCCAAGGGCAAGGCGAAGGACGCCGCGGACGACATGCGCGACAAGGCCGAGGGCATGCGCGACTCGTTCCGCGAGGACCGCTGA
- a CDS encoding peptidase C39 family protein, which produces MSRRTVLATAVTAAAAAALAATAAAPALAATGSGSAARGPRADRLVDNRFWTSHKDWSSGTHQGTAVVAGARPGLRIARPAGRTEYADPHTGKTATWEYARWTTPAHRSTVPATELIASWNARTPAGTWLQVELRGTYSDSTRSPWYVMGRWTSGDDKEADIRRTSVDDQTDGKSTVWTDTLSLDDATTGLRVVSYQLRLTLYRKPGATHTPTVWRLGAMASAVPDRFTVPASKPGLAEELAVPRYSQEIHAGQYPEYDNGGEAWCSPTSSQMIIEFWGREPTADDLSWVDPSYEDPQVCHAARYTFDYQYNGCGNWPFNAAYASTYKDLQGVVTRLASLTELESLIAAGLPAITSQSFLREELTGAGYGTAGHLMTVIGFTADGDVIANDPASPTNAAVRRVYKRREWENIWLRTKRYNASGKVVSGTGGVCYLYFPTTLSERQRAALAAVGIR; this is translated from the coding sequence ATGTCCCGCAGAACCGTGCTCGCCACCGCGGTCACCGCGGCCGCGGCAGCCGCCCTCGCGGCCACCGCCGCCGCCCCCGCCCTGGCCGCCACCGGCTCCGGCTCCGCGGCCCGCGGGCCCAGAGCGGACCGGCTCGTGGACAACCGCTTCTGGACCTCGCACAAGGACTGGAGCTCCGGCACCCACCAGGGCACCGCCGTCGTCGCGGGTGCCCGCCCCGGCCTGCGGATCGCGCGGCCCGCGGGCCGCACCGAGTACGCGGACCCGCACACCGGCAAGACCGCCACCTGGGAGTACGCCCGCTGGACGACGCCCGCGCACCGCTCCACCGTCCCCGCCACCGAGCTGATCGCGTCCTGGAACGCGCGCACCCCGGCCGGGACCTGGCTCCAGGTCGAGCTGCGCGGCACGTACTCGGACTCGACGAGATCCCCCTGGTACGTGATGGGCCGCTGGACCTCGGGCGACGACAAGGAAGCCGACATCCGGCGGACCTCGGTCGACGACCAGACCGACGGCAAGTCCACGGTGTGGACGGACACGCTCTCCCTCGACGACGCGACCACGGGCCTGCGCGTCGTCTCGTACCAGCTGCGCCTGACGCTTTACCGCAAACCGGGCGCCACCCACACCCCCACGGTCTGGCGGCTCGGAGCGATGGCCTCCGCGGTCCCCGACCGCTTCACGGTCCCGGCGTCGAAGCCGGGCCTCGCCGAGGAGCTGGCCGTCCCGCGGTACTCGCAGGAGATCCACGCCGGCCAGTATCCGGAGTACGACAACGGGGGCGAGGCCTGGTGCAGCCCCACGTCCTCGCAGATGATCATCGAGTTCTGGGGGCGCGAGCCGACGGCGGACGACCTGTCGTGGGTCGACCCGTCCTACGAGGACCCGCAGGTGTGCCACGCGGCCCGGTACACGTTCGACTACCAGTACAACGGCTGCGGCAACTGGCCCTTCAACGCCGCGTACGCCTCGACGTACAAGGACCTCCAGGGCGTGGTGACCCGGCTCGCCTCGCTCACGGAGCTGGAGTCCCTGATCGCGGCGGGCCTGCCGGCCATAACGTCCCAGTCGTTCCTCAGGGAGGAGCTGACCGGCGCGGGCTACGGCACGGCGGGCCACCTGATGACGGTCATCGGGTTCACGGCGGACGGCGACGTGATCGCCAACGACCCGGCGTCGCCGACCAACGCGGCGGTGCGACGCGTCTACAAGCGGCGCGAGTGGGAGAACATCTGGCTGCGGACGAAGCGCTACAACGCCTCCGGGAAGGTCGTCTCGGGCACCGGAGGCGTCTGCTACCTGTACTTCCCGACGACACTCTCCGAGCGCCAGCGCGCCGCGCTGGCCGCGGTCGGTATCCGCTGA
- a CDS encoding uridine kinase has protein sequence MTAHPHTPLPRLADTLRRLPPSCGAVRLVAVDGHAGSGKSTFAGRLAEALGGAPVLRLDDIASHDRLFDWTRPLREQVLEPLSRGETAHYATYDWNARRFGPADRPLPPAPVVIVEGVGAGRLALRPHLAAVLWMDVPHEEAWQRGRRRDGTVQREFWDGWEPEELQHFTGDPTRPFAHLLVRQCPEGYEVLPGPNVTLTEA, from the coding sequence ATGACCGCGCACCCGCACACCCCGCTCCCCCGCCTCGCCGACACCCTGCGCCGCCTGCCGCCCTCCTGTGGCGCCGTCCGCCTCGTCGCCGTGGACGGACACGCGGGCTCCGGCAAGTCGACGTTCGCCGGCCGCCTGGCCGAGGCGCTCGGCGGCGCGCCCGTGCTGCGCCTCGACGACATCGCGAGCCACGACCGGCTCTTCGACTGGACGCGGCCGCTGCGCGAGCAGGTCCTCGAACCGCTCTCCCGGGGCGAAACCGCGCACTACGCGACGTACGACTGGAACGCGCGCCGCTTCGGTCCCGCCGACCGGCCCCTGCCGCCCGCGCCCGTGGTGATCGTCGAGGGCGTCGGCGCCGGCCGCCTCGCGCTGCGCCCGCACCTCGCCGCCGTGCTGTGGATGGACGTGCCGCACGAGGAGGCATGGCAGCGGGGGCGCCGCCGGGACGGGACGGTCCAGCGTGAATTCTGGGACGGATGGGAACCGGAGGAGCTCCAGCACTTCACCGGGGACCCCACCCGACCCTTCGCGCACCTTTTGGTGCGCCAGTGTCCGGAGGGGTACGAGGTACTTCCGGGGCCCAATGTGACACTTACCGAGGCCTGA